The Cellulomonas sp. P24 genome contains a region encoding:
- a CDS encoding ABC transporter substrate-binding protein, with translation MSARTRATRGWIAAVASVAVLTLAACSSPTSSSTPSSTTGKAGGSLVIGVTSDPDTLFPWKATQFQAVHLLENIYGTLTQFDKDLNVVPGLATSWDASADGKTLTLHLRTGVTFDDGTAFDSASVKSSLDAIKDEATAAVARSSLSAVTSVDAPDASTVVLNLSAPDAALPANLATVNMAMLPAGATETALNTTPDGTGPYKLESRKPSQSITLAANPTYWGDAPTLASIEFRVIPDESSIVSALQSGNVQMAVFDDPLVAKTAEGPNVTVTKTPQLSYHVLQLNARRGDLTDVNVRLAMQCAIDRQQVLDTAALGEGEVTGPITSPAYKSDPTSRPCPTRDLAKAKEYLAKAGKSSGVTIDTIVSQGEYATSVNEAQNLAAQLAEAGITLKLEVLESGAYVDRWIAGDFDAAVALNGGRPDPDGMYGRYFTSTGNLNKVAGYSSPELDALFAEGKATTDPKARKAIYTKISDDLENNAAWIWMFTSYTYTATATSVHGYTPMANGSLQSLRSTTVG, from the coding sequence ATGTCAGCACGCACCCGCGCGACACGCGGCTGGATCGCCGCAGTCGCGTCCGTCGCCGTTCTCACCCTGGCCGCCTGCTCGAGCCCCACGAGCTCGAGCACGCCGTCCTCGACCACCGGCAAGGCCGGCGGATCCCTCGTGATCGGTGTCACCAGCGACCCCGACACGCTCTTCCCGTGGAAGGCCACCCAGTTCCAGGCCGTCCACCTGCTCGAGAACATCTACGGGACGTTGACGCAGTTCGACAAGGACCTCAACGTGGTCCCCGGGCTCGCGACGTCGTGGGACGCCTCGGCCGACGGGAAGACCCTCACGCTCCACCTGCGCACCGGCGTGACGTTCGACGACGGCACGGCCTTCGACTCGGCGTCGGTCAAGAGCTCGCTCGACGCGATCAAGGACGAGGCGACCGCCGCCGTCGCCCGGTCCTCGCTGTCGGCCGTGACCTCGGTCGACGCGCCCGACGCGTCGACCGTCGTGCTCAACCTGTCCGCCCCCGACGCTGCCCTTCCCGCGAACCTGGCCACCGTCAACATGGCGATGCTCCCGGCCGGCGCGACCGAGACCGCGCTCAACACGACGCCCGACGGCACCGGCCCGTACAAGCTCGAGTCGCGCAAGCCGAGCCAGTCGATCACCCTCGCCGCGAACCCGACGTACTGGGGAGACGCCCCCACGCTCGCGAGCATCGAGTTCCGCGTCATCCCGGACGAGTCGTCGATCGTCTCCGCGCTCCAGTCCGGGAACGTGCAGATGGCCGTGTTCGACGACCCGCTGGTCGCCAAGACCGCCGAGGGCCCGAACGTCACCGTGACCAAGACGCCGCAGCTCTCGTACCACGTGCTGCAGCTCAACGCCCGTCGCGGCGACCTCACCGACGTCAACGTGCGCCTCGCGATGCAGTGCGCGATCGACCGTCAGCAGGTCCTCGACACCGCAGCCCTCGGCGAGGGCGAGGTGACCGGCCCGATCACGTCACCGGCGTACAAGTCCGACCCGACGTCGCGGCCGTGCCCGACGCGCGACCTGGCGAAGGCCAAGGAATACCTCGCCAAGGCGGGCAAGAGCTCGGGCGTCACGATCGACACGATCGTCTCCCAGGGTGAGTACGCGACCTCGGTCAACGAGGCGCAGAACCTCGCGGCGCAGCTCGCCGAGGCGGGCATCACGCTCAAGCTCGAGGTGCTCGAGTCGGGTGCGTACGTCGACCGCTGGATCGCCGGCGACTTCGACGCCGCGGTGGCCCTCAACGGTGGACGCCCGGACCCGGACGGCATGTACGGCCGCTACTTCACCAGCACGGGCAACCTCAACAAGGTCGCCGGGTACAGCTCGCCCGAGCTCGACGCGCTCTTCGCCGAGGGCAAGGCCACGACCGACCCGAAGGCCCGCAAGGCGATCTACACGAAGATCTCGGACGACCTCGAGAACAACGCCGCGTGGATCTGGATGTTCACGAGCTACACGTACACCGCGACCGCGACGTCCGTGCACGGGTACACGCCGATGGCGAACGGCTCGCTGCAGTCGCTCCGCAGCACGACCGTCGGCTAG
- a CDS encoding ABC transporter permease — MVRQLLHHSVVRRGTQMVVTLFGVAVFVFIMLRAIPGNQITAGLGTEAAALTPAQRAALESYYGLDKPLLTQFFGWLGNVCTGNLGFSSRSQQSVLDMTMHSLPVTLELAILAIVLGLVIGVPLGMLSASRPESPRDAIAQTVGLAGLSIPAFLLATALLSVLAQVWGYNPNGRVFAPITQDVLLNLQQMMLPAFVLGFGIAAPIMRTTRTAVLDVRSEDFVRTARAKGVPVRRLYVRHILGNALVPIVTMTGLQFGYLLGGAVVVEQVFSIPGIGRQVLLGIQQKEYAVVQSTVLVIAVAFVLVNLLTDVLYRVIDPRVRAS; from the coding sequence ATGGTCCGACAGCTCCTCCACCACAGCGTCGTGCGCCGCGGCACGCAGATGGTCGTCACGTTGTTCGGCGTCGCCGTCTTCGTGTTCATCATGCTGCGGGCGATCCCGGGCAACCAGATCACCGCCGGCCTCGGCACCGAGGCCGCGGCGCTCACCCCGGCCCAGCGCGCCGCGCTCGAGAGCTACTACGGTCTCGACAAGCCGCTGCTCACGCAGTTCTTCGGCTGGCTCGGGAACGTGTGCACCGGCAACCTCGGGTTCTCGTCGCGCTCGCAGCAGAGCGTCCTCGACATGACGATGCACTCGCTCCCCGTCACGCTCGAGCTCGCGATCCTCGCGATCGTCCTCGGCCTGGTGATCGGGGTGCCGCTCGGGATGCTCTCGGCCTCGAGGCCGGAGTCGCCCCGTGACGCGATCGCGCAGACCGTCGGCCTCGCCGGGCTGTCGATCCCGGCGTTCCTGCTCGCGACCGCGCTGCTCTCGGTCCTCGCCCAGGTGTGGGGCTACAACCCGAACGGCCGGGTCTTCGCCCCGATCACGCAGGACGTCCTGCTCAACCTCCAGCAGATGATGCTGCCCGCGTTCGTCCTCGGGTTCGGGATCGCGGCACCGATCATGCGCACCACCCGGACGGCGGTCCTCGACGTCCGCTCCGAGGACTTCGTCAGGACGGCGCGTGCCAAGGGGGTGCCGGTGCGACGCCTGTACGTCCGGCACATCCTCGGCAACGCGCTGGTCCCGATCGTCACGATGACCGGTCTGCAGTTCGGCTACCTGCTCGGCGGAGCGGTCGTCGTGGAGCAGGTCTTCTCGATCCCCGGGATCGGACGTCAGGTCCTGCTCGGTATCCAGCAGAAGGAGTACGCGGTGGTGCAGAGCACCGTGCTCGTCATCGCGGTCGCGTTCGTCCTGGTCAACCTCCTGACCGACGTCCTGTACCGCGTGATCGACCCGAGGGTGCGTGCCTCATGA
- a CDS encoding DUF2510 domain-containing protein: MDPFPAAGWYDDGATPGVLRWFDGSVWTEYTVPVGRPDQMPAPAPGPAPSPVPAPNPEPTPAPASTFGHVPTVRLGQSLNLADHVVETAEYRRNRLDEALALRRRAVALFGGALAVLLVVGMVGIAMHGADTIWYVGVVASAVLCVRAWRDYTNATYRGAPALTTTAWVMAGVALIVALAVLVAGPIATITTLAHLVDKVRR; this comes from the coding sequence GTGGACCCGTTTCCTGCCGCCGGCTGGTACGACGACGGGGCGACCCCGGGCGTGCTGCGCTGGTTCGACGGCTCGGTCTGGACGGAGTACACGGTGCCGGTCGGCAGGCCCGACCAGATGCCGGCCCCGGCTCCGGGTCCGGCCCCGAGTCCGGTCCCGGCACCGAACCCGGAGCCGACACCGGCCCCGGCGTCGACCTTCGGCCACGTCCCCACCGTGCGGCTCGGGCAGTCGCTCAATCTCGCCGACCATGTGGTCGAGACCGCCGAGTACCGGCGCAACCGGCTCGACGAGGCGCTCGCGCTGCGCCGCCGGGCCGTTGCACTGTTCGGTGGCGCGCTCGCGGTCCTCCTGGTGGTGGGGATGGTCGGCATCGCGATGCACGGTGCGGACACGATCTGGTACGTCGGCGTGGTGGCGTCCGCCGTGCTCTGCGTCCGGGCGTGGCGCGACTACACGAACGCGACGTACCGCGGTGCGCCCGCGTTGACGACGACGGCCTGGGTGATGGCGGGGGTTGCGCTGATCGTGGCGCTCGCGGTCCTCGTCGCCGGTCCGATCGCCACGATCACCACGCTGGCGCACCTCGTGGACAAGGTCAGGCGCTGA
- the rsgA gene encoding ribosome small subunit-dependent GTPase A, with protein MPVPDSRALPSLEPHAAASPARVARVDAGAVLVVPGVEPGEEPRRAVLPRGGLVPSDDGEDLAPTVGDDVLVVEDDELRLVRVLPRRSALVRDSAGRTSRTQALAANVDVVLVVEHLDPAPHLGRVERLLTLAWGSGARPVVVLTKADLVPDAEALHRDVAAVALGADVHTVSVPTDVGLAPLRALLEPGVTLVAVGPSGAGKSTLVNALAGTEVMATGERRADGRGRHTTTHRELVGLPGGAWLIDTPGVRGIGLVADDDALDATFADVVELAHRCRFRDCRHTEEPGCAVREAIDSGELPARRLDSWRRLAREAAYQARRGDARLAADERARWKKIVREHRGDIRPDPYRR; from the coding sequence ATGCCCGTTCCGGACTCCCGAGCGCTCCCGTCACTGGAGCCGCACGCCGCTGCCTCCCCGGCCCGCGTGGCCCGGGTCGACGCCGGCGCGGTGCTCGTGGTCCCGGGGGTGGAGCCGGGCGAGGAGCCACGTCGCGCCGTCCTCCCGCGCGGGGGTCTGGTCCCGTCCGACGACGGCGAGGACCTCGCCCCGACCGTCGGCGACGACGTCCTCGTCGTCGAGGACGACGAGCTGCGACTCGTCCGCGTCCTGCCACGCCGGTCCGCCCTCGTGCGGGACTCCGCGGGCCGCACGTCCCGCACCCAGGCCCTCGCGGCGAACGTCGACGTGGTCCTCGTCGTCGAGCACCTCGACCCCGCACCCCACCTGGGTCGCGTCGAACGCCTGCTCACGCTGGCGTGGGGCTCCGGCGCGCGACCCGTCGTGGTCCTCACCAAGGCCGACCTCGTGCCCGACGCGGAGGCCCTGCACCGCGACGTCGCCGCGGTCGCGCTCGGCGCCGACGTGCACACCGTCAGCGTCCCGACCGACGTCGGTCTTGCCCCGCTGCGCGCGCTGCTCGAGCCGGGGGTGACGCTCGTCGCCGTCGGCCCGTCGGGCGCGGGCAAGTCCACGCTCGTCAACGCCCTCGCCGGCACCGAGGTCATGGCCACCGGCGAGCGCCGCGCCGACGGCCGCGGACGGCACACGACGACGCACCGCGAGCTCGTCGGACTGCCCGGCGGCGCCTGGCTCATCGACACCCCTGGCGTGCGTGGCATCGGCCTCGTCGCCGACGACGACGCGCTCGACGCGACCTTCGCGGACGTCGTGGAGCTCGCACACCGCTGCCGATTCCGCGACTGCCGCCACACCGAAGAGCCGGGCTGCGCGGTGCGCGAGGCCATCGACTCCGGTGAGCTACCGGCCCGACGGCTCGACTCCTGGCGTCGCCTGGCCCGCGAGGCCGCCTACCAGGCCCGCCGCGGGGACGCCCGCCTGGCCGCCGACGAGCGCGCCCGCTGGAAGAAGATCGTCCGTGAGCACCGTGGCGACATCCGCCCGGACCCCTACCGGCGCTGA
- a CDS encoding MurR/RpiR family transcriptional regulator, producing MDTTAAREHESRTVLVRIREARPTLRRSERQVAEVLLDDPVAAANLSITELAERSHTSTTSVVRFYRSVGYTRYQDLRLDLAQEAARERLQTSDLPPVSGDIDQDDTIADIISKIALSETLSISDTAAVLDTEALTAAIHAILRARRVDIFGVGAGSIVGLDLQQKLTRIGLTALMWHDPHAALTTAAVLDEKCVAFAVSHSGTTTDTVDYLTQARARGATTIALTNFSRSPLTAVADIVLLTAARETLFRSGALGSRIAQLTVVDCLFIGIAQASYDQSVTALQQTYSAVRARRIPAE from the coding sequence GTGGACACGACGGCCGCGCGCGAGCACGAGTCCCGCACCGTCCTCGTCCGCATCCGCGAGGCGCGCCCCACGCTCCGCCGCTCCGAGCGCCAGGTCGCCGAGGTGCTGCTCGACGACCCCGTCGCCGCGGCGAACCTCTCGATCACCGAGCTCGCGGAACGCAGCCACACCTCCACCACCTCCGTGGTCCGCTTCTACCGGAGCGTCGGCTACACCCGGTACCAGGACCTCCGCCTCGACCTCGCGCAGGAGGCCGCCCGCGAGCGCCTCCAGACCTCCGACCTGCCCCCGGTGTCCGGTGACATCGACCAGGACGACACGATCGCGGACATCATCTCCAAGATCGCCCTCAGCGAGACGCTGTCGATCTCCGACACGGCGGCCGTCCTCGACACCGAGGCCCTGACCGCCGCGATCCACGCGATCCTCCGTGCCCGTCGCGTCGACATCTTCGGCGTCGGCGCCGGCTCGATCGTCGGCCTCGACCTGCAGCAGAAGCTCACCCGGATCGGCCTCACCGCGCTGATGTGGCACGACCCGCACGCGGCGCTGACGACGGCAGCCGTCCTCGACGAGAAGTGCGTGGCCTTCGCGGTCTCGCACTCCGGCACGACCACCGACACGGTCGACTACCTCACGCAGGCCCGGGCCCGAGGGGCGACGACGATCGCGCTCACGAACTTCAGCCGGTCGCCCCTGACCGCGGTCGCCGACATCGTGCTCCTCACCGCCGCCCGCGAGACGCTCTTCCGGTCGGGCGCCCTCGGCAGCAGGATCGCCCAGCTGACCGTCGTCGACTGCCTCTTCATCGGGATCGCCCAGGCGTCCTACGACCAGTCGGTCACCGCGCTGCAGCAGACCTACAGCGCGGTCCGTGCCCGGCGGATCCCCGCCGAGTAG
- a CDS encoding GNAT family N-acetyltransferase: protein MIGAASSEPDAFPCSIEQATSSDAAGVYDVMRTTWLSTYPNEALGISVESIRARVEGEHGEGVSGRIERWRQAIEDPDCHIVVAKQGDRVLGYVAPFYDENEQHFRLGGLYVLPEAQGKGLGHQLIEAAITSIGREHDIYLHVATYNARTIDFYTRHGFVETGRDMTGSTPGPQDGRDIPELEMVLPAGVTE, encoded by the coding sequence GTGATCGGTGCCGCATCCTCTGAACCGGATGCGTTTCCCTGTTCCATCGAGCAGGCGACGTCGTCGGACGCCGCAGGTGTGTACGACGTCATGCGGACGACCTGGTTGAGCACGTACCCGAACGAGGCGCTGGGCATCTCGGTCGAGAGCATTCGCGCGCGCGTCGAGGGTGAGCACGGTGAGGGCGTCTCCGGGCGGATCGAGAGATGGCGTCAGGCCATCGAGGACCCGGATTGCCACATCGTCGTCGCGAAGCAGGGCGATCGCGTCCTGGGCTATGTCGCACCCTTCTACGACGAGAACGAGCAGCACTTCCGACTCGGCGGGCTCTACGTCCTGCCGGAGGCCCAAGGGAAGGGGCTGGGTCACCAGCTCATCGAGGCTGCGATCACGAGCATCGGACGCGAGCACGACATCTATCTGCACGTGGCGACGTACAACGCGCGGACGATCGACTTCTACACGCGGCACGGATTTGTCGAGACGGGTCGCGACATGACTGGCAGCACGCCGGGCCCGCAGGACGGGCGCGACATCCCCGAGCTGGAGATGGTGCTGCCTGCGGGCGTCACGGAGTAG
- a CDS encoding LacI family DNA-binding transcriptional regulator codes for MRDVAAAAGVSTATVSRVVNQSGVVDPELTARVRAAINELGYRPNLVARGLRNQTTTVLALVFSDIENPFFTSVCRGVEDTARRHGYSVLLCNADENIEKEASYVNILASQSVAGVIISPASDETDIEPLVSQGVAIVALDRRLVHHPTDSVHSDSRAGARNATRHLLESGAHRVGCITGPRGVSTAEERLGGYRDAISAARLPDEPALCEYANFREDGGYRAAKRMLELPEPPDALFVANNRMLAGALRACLEAGVAIPDEVSIVGFDDLPWADFTQPSITTVRQPTYEIGAAAARLLIERIAGADLPPREVVFQPELVVRGSSVKRASSARTDVRKRPASASAR; via the coding sequence GGGGTCGTCGATCCCGAGCTCACCGCTCGCGTACGTGCTGCGATCAACGAGCTGGGGTACCGGCCGAACCTCGTGGCCCGCGGGCTGCGCAACCAGACGACGACCGTCCTGGCGCTGGTCTTCTCCGACATCGAGAACCCGTTCTTCACCTCGGTGTGCCGAGGCGTCGAGGACACTGCACGGCGTCACGGCTACTCCGTGCTGCTGTGCAACGCGGACGAGAACATCGAGAAGGAGGCCTCGTACGTCAACATCCTGGCGTCGCAGTCCGTCGCCGGGGTGATCATCAGTCCGGCCTCGGACGAGACGGACATCGAGCCGCTGGTGAGCCAGGGAGTCGCCATCGTCGCGCTGGACCGGCGGCTCGTGCACCACCCGACGGACTCGGTCCACTCGGACTCCCGTGCCGGGGCACGCAACGCGACGCGACACCTCCTGGAGTCAGGGGCGCACCGGGTCGGCTGCATCACCGGGCCGCGCGGGGTGAGCACCGCAGAGGAACGCCTCGGCGGCTACCGCGATGCGATCTCCGCCGCGCGGCTGCCTGACGAACCCGCCCTCTGCGAGTATGCGAACTTCCGTGAGGACGGCGGGTACCGGGCGGCCAAGCGGATGCTCGAGCTCCCGGAACCACCCGACGCGCTGTTCGTCGCCAACAACCGGATGCTCGCCGGTGCCCTTCGTGCGTGCCTCGAGGCCGGAGTCGCGATCCCGGACGAGGTCAGCATCGTCGGCTTCGACGACCTGCCGTGGGCGGACTTCACCCAGCCGTCCATCACCACCGTGCGTCAACCGACCTACGAGATCGGAGCCGCCGCCGCGCGGCTGCTCATCGAACGCATCGCCGGTGCTGATCTCCCGCCGCGGGAGGTCGTCTTCCAGCCGGAGCTGGTGGTCCGCGGCAGCTCGGTCAAGCGTGCAAGCAGCGCGCGGACCGACGTGCGGAAGCGGCCTGCGTCGGCATCCGCTCGTTGA
- a CDS encoding ABC transporter ATP-binding protein, with amino-acid sequence MTTTSSDLVALGLTQTYGSGLNAAHALIDVELTIAAGESVAIMGPSGSGKTTLLHCLAGILRPTAGSITWRGADLTTLSDARRTVLRREDFGFVFQSGQLLPELPAVENVALPLMLAGTSRRDACAVASRWIDHLGLAGLQDRRPGELSGGQAQRVAIARALVGAPGAVFADEPTGALDRATGHDTMQVLTESTRAAGATLVVVTHDPEVARWCSRTIQVQDGRITTEAMTR; translated from the coding sequence ATGACCACGACCTCCTCCGACCTCGTCGCGCTCGGGCTGACCCAGACGTACGGCAGCGGTCTGAACGCCGCGCACGCCCTGATCGACGTCGAGCTGACGATCGCGGCCGGCGAGTCCGTCGCGATCATGGGCCCGTCCGGCTCGGGCAAGACGACGCTGCTGCACTGCCTCGCGGGGATCCTGCGCCCGACCGCCGGTTCAATCACGTGGCGCGGCGCGGACCTCACCACGCTCTCGGACGCCCGGCGCACCGTGCTCCGCCGCGAGGACTTCGGCTTCGTCTTCCAGTCCGGCCAGCTCCTCCCCGAGCTGCCCGCGGTCGAGAACGTCGCCCTGCCGCTCATGCTCGCGGGCACGTCCCGGCGCGACGCGTGCGCAGTGGCCTCCCGGTGGATCGACCACCTCGGCCTCGCAGGCCTGCAGGACCGTCGACCGGGCGAGCTGTCCGGCGGGCAGGCCCAGCGGGTGGCGATCGCCCGGGCGCTCGTCGGCGCACCCGGCGCGGTGTTCGCGGACGAGCCGACCGGGGCCCTCGACCGGGCGACCGGCCACGACACGATGCAGGTGCTCACCGAGAGCACCCGTGCCGCCGGCGCGACGCTCGTGGTCGTCACGCACGACCCTGAGGTCGCCCGCTGGTGCTCGCGCACCATCCAGGTGCAGGACGGCCGCATCACGACCGAGGCGATGACCCGGTGA
- the murQ gene encoding N-acetylmuramic acid 6-phosphate etherase, translating into MTTTPQSSRDFASLSTEAVDPTFADIDRMPVADLAALMNATDATVPAAVERALPSIVPAIEAVTERLRAGGRLIYVGAGTPGRLGVLDASECPPTFGTSPDQVFAIIAGGPEAIVSPIEGAEDDEGQGAAAIVAAGVGPLDAVVGVASSGRTPYVVAAIGEARRRGALTVGLSCNVGTALSDAAEHAIEIAVGPELISGSTRLKAGTAQKLVLNMFSTISMIQIGKTYGNLMVDVHASNAKLRARAVRIVRSIAEVDRATAVAALEETGYRVKHAVLLLRLGLDPATAEEKLLAAGGRLRNVLEGTA; encoded by the coding sequence ATGACGACCACGCCGCAGTCCTCGCGCGACTTCGCGAGCCTGTCCACCGAGGCGGTGGACCCGACGTTCGCCGACATCGACCGGATGCCCGTCGCCGACCTCGCCGCCCTCATGAACGCGACGGACGCGACGGTCCCGGCGGCGGTCGAGAGGGCCCTGCCGAGCATCGTGCCCGCGATCGAGGCCGTCACCGAGCGCCTGCGCGCCGGTGGTCGGCTGATCTACGTCGGCGCCGGCACCCCCGGCCGGCTCGGGGTGCTCGACGCCTCCGAGTGCCCCCCGACCTTCGGGACGTCACCCGACCAGGTGTTCGCGATCATCGCCGGCGGCCCGGAGGCGATCGTCTCGCCGATCGAGGGAGCCGAGGACGACGAGGGCCAGGGCGCCGCCGCGATCGTCGCCGCGGGCGTCGGGCCGCTCGACGCCGTCGTCGGAGTCGCGTCGAGCGGGCGGACCCCGTACGTGGTCGCCGCGATCGGCGAGGCGCGGCGTCGCGGCGCCCTCACCGTGGGGCTGTCCTGCAACGTCGGCACCGCGCTGAGTGACGCCGCCGAGCACGCGATCGAGATCGCCGTCGGCCCGGAGCTGATCAGCGGGTCGACCCGGCTCAAGGCGGGGACGGCGCAGAAGCTCGTCCTCAACATGTTCTCGACGATCTCGATGATCCAGATCGGCAAGACCTACGGCAACCTCATGGTCGACGTGCACGCCTCGAACGCGAAGCTGCGTGCCCGCGCCGTCCGCATCGTGCGGTCGATCGCCGAGGTCGACCGGGCCACCGCGGTCGCGGCGCTCGAGGAGACCGGGTACCGGGTCAAGCACGCCGTGCTGCTGCTGCGGCTCGGACTGGACCCCGCGACCGCGGAGGAGAAGCTGCTCGCCGCAGGCGGGCGGCTGCGCAACGTCCTGGAGGGAACCGCATGA
- a CDS encoding ABC transporter permease, protein MSELTELPVTAPGAARRPLAAVLRSRSGLAGIVLTGLLLVVGILSLTGALPYDATAQNPAHRLAAPSASHWFGTDQFGRDVFARVAAGVANSSLIAVVAVTFATIVGTAGGLIGGFFRRLPDALISGLTNILFAFPPLLLALSLASVFTRTWFTVAVAIAVVYVPIFVRVTRGPVLSLREVEFVRAATSTGESRIAVMLRHVLPNLTSILVVQIALSLSWAVLTEASLSFLGLGTPPPAPSLGSMIFESRTLVSIAPWTMIAPGVVVVLLVVGLNLLGDGLRDVLDPRNRGTR, encoded by the coding sequence ATGAGCGAGCTCACCGAGCTGCCCGTGACCGCACCGGGAGCGGCACGACGGCCGCTCGCGGCGGTCCTGCGGAGCCGCAGCGGCCTCGCCGGGATCGTGCTCACCGGGCTGCTGCTCGTCGTCGGGATCCTGTCCCTCACCGGCGCCCTCCCGTACGACGCGACCGCCCAGAACCCGGCCCACCGCCTCGCGGCACCCTCCGCGTCGCACTGGTTCGGCACCGACCAGTTCGGCCGGGACGTGTTCGCACGGGTCGCCGCCGGCGTCGCCAACTCCTCGCTGATCGCGGTGGTCGCGGTGACGTTCGCGACGATCGTCGGCACCGCCGGCGGTCTGATCGGCGGGTTCTTCCGGCGGCTGCCCGACGCGCTGATCAGCGGCCTCACGAACATCCTGTTCGCGTTCCCGCCTCTGCTGCTCGCGCTGTCCCTCGCGTCGGTGTTCACCCGCACGTGGTTCACCGTCGCGGTGGCGATCGCCGTCGTGTACGTGCCGATCTTCGTCCGGGTCACCCGGGGCCCGGTGCTCTCGTTGCGCGAGGTCGAGTTCGTCCGGGCCGCCACGAGCACCGGCGAGAGCCGGATCGCCGTGATGCTGCGGCACGTCCTGCCCAACCTCACCTCGATCCTCGTCGTGCAGATCGCCCTGTCGCTCTCGTGGGCGGTCCTCACCGAGGCCTCACTGAGCTTCCTCGGCCTCGGGACACCACCGCCGGCACCGTCGCTCGGATCGATGATCTTCGAGTCGCGCACGCTCGTCTCGATCGCGCCGTGGACCATGATCGCGCCGGGCGTCGTCGTCGTGCTGCTCGTGGTCGGGCTCAACCTCCTCGGCGACGGCCTCCGGGACGTCCTCGACCCGCGGAACCGAGGGACACGATGA
- a CDS encoding FtsX-like permease family protein, producing the protein MTAAVRLWWLVRRRSAGRSDPQALTSGLAVIAFGATTAVLLVVLGGIAAFDGRAAGLPLSDVESTYPVLARIAAALLLIPLVTLGGAAARLVVARRDARLATLRLCGATTAQVAVVTLLEAGAQALAGGLAGVLGYAALLPAVARLRFEGRTFDLGELWVGVPTVLAAVGAVTVVALLSAVSSLRRVAITPLGVAARVRPAGLRAVRLLTMLLAAVAFGVTMRSDVNVPVVVLVGLLVVGISTINVVGPFVAYLQGRIVTARAKDVATLLAGRRLMDQPRTAWRSVGGVSLATFIAGIASVMAVLDTSTTTSASDHQYLADLSTGALLTLAIAGVLAAVSTGVMQSGRVIDQRDQYRALALAGTDLAVLDKARMKETLLPLYAAIGTSLVAVGLLLVPAMGMSAFTHVDVALRFVGSVLAASLLVVAGAAASRSTMRVVLRDDSR; encoded by the coding sequence GTGACCGCCGCGGTACGACTCTGGTGGCTGGTGCGCCGTCGCAGCGCCGGGCGCTCCGACCCGCAGGCCCTCACGAGCGGCCTCGCCGTGATCGCGTTCGGGGCGACGACGGCCGTCCTGCTCGTGGTCCTCGGGGGGATCGCCGCGTTCGACGGGAGGGCGGCCGGTCTCCCGCTGAGCGACGTCGAGAGCACCTACCCGGTCCTCGCCCGCATCGCTGCCGCGCTCCTGCTGATCCCGCTGGTGACCCTCGGGGGCGCGGCCGCAAGGCTCGTGGTCGCCCGACGCGACGCCCGGCTGGCCACGCTCCGGCTGTGCGGAGCGACGACGGCCCAGGTCGCGGTCGTCACCCTGCTCGAAGCCGGTGCGCAGGCGCTGGCCGGTGGGCTCGCCGGCGTCCTCGGGTACGCGGCACTGCTGCCGGCGGTTGCTCGCCTGCGGTTCGAGGGACGCACGTTCGACCTCGGCGAGCTGTGGGTCGGGGTCCCGACCGTCCTGGCCGCCGTGGGTGCGGTGACGGTCGTGGCGCTGCTCAGTGCGGTGTCCAGCCTGCGACGGGTGGCGATCACCCCGCTGGGGGTCGCGGCGCGCGTGCGACCGGCCGGGCTCCGGGCCGTCCGGCTCCTGACGATGCTCCTGGCGGCGGTGGCCTTCGGCGTGACGATGCGCTCGGACGTGAACGTCCCGGTCGTCGTGCTGGTCGGGCTGCTCGTGGTAGGCATCTCCACGATCAACGTCGTCGGTCCGTTCGTCGCGTACCTCCAGGGTCGGATCGTCACGGCGCGGGCCAAGGACGTCGCGACGCTGCTCGCCGGGCGCCGCCTGATGGACCAGCCGCGAACGGCCTGGCGCTCGGTCGGCGGGGTATCGCTCGCGACGTTCATCGCCGGCATCGCGAGCGTCATGGCAGTCCTCGACACCTCCACGACGACGTCGGCGTCCGACCACCAGTACCTGGCGGACCTGTCCACCGGGGCTCTGCTCACACTGGCGATCGCGGGCGTGCTCGCCGCGGTGTCCACCGGCGTCATGCAGTCCGGCCGGGTCATCGACCAGCGTGACCAGTACCGGGCCCTCGCGCTGGCCGGCACCGACCTCGCCGTCCTCGACAAGGCGCGCATGAAGGAGACGCTGCTCCCGCTCTACGCGGCGATCGGGACGTCGCTCGTCGCGGTGGGGCTCCTGCTCGTCCCTGCCATGGGGATGTCGGCCTTCACGCACGTCGACGTCGCGCTCAGGTTCGTGGGGTCGGTCCTCGCCGCGAGCCTGCTCGTCGTCGCCGGTGCCGCCGCGAGCCGCTCGACGATGCGGGTGGTGCTGCGCGACGACAGCCGGTGA